A genomic window from Candidatus Kouleothrix ribensis includes:
- a CDS encoding phosphoglycerate kinase — translation MAKQTIRDVDWSGKRALVRVDFNVPLEHGRITDDTRVRAAVPTIQYLLDHGAAVVLMSHLGRPKKKVVEDLRLAPVAAHLGELLGRAVKAVPVTVGPEAEAAAQGLKPGELLMLENTRFDAREEANDEGMSRELAKLGDVYVNDAFGAAHRAHASTEGVAHFLPAVSGLLLEREIAELGSLLESPERPFVAIMGGAKISDKISVITNLLRIVDSLLIGGGMANTFFLAMGHKVADSLVEPNAVGEVEKILEFAKSHTAEIMLPTDVVIADAMDANANRKVVAVDAVPDGWRILDIGPATVAAFSARIKAAKTVVWNGPMGYFEAAPFAEGTRGIAQAMADSAGRTVIGGGDSVAAVEQMGLADKIGHISTGGGASLELLEGRALPGVVALNDK, via the coding sequence ATGGCCAAGCAAACGATTCGTGATGTGGACTGGAGTGGCAAACGGGCGCTGGTGCGGGTCGATTTCAACGTTCCGCTCGAGCATGGCCGGATTACCGACGACACGCGCGTGCGCGCGGCAGTGCCGACGATCCAATACCTGCTTGATCATGGTGCGGCGGTCGTGCTTATGTCGCACCTGGGCCGGCCTAAGAAGAAGGTGGTCGAAGATCTGCGGCTAGCACCGGTGGCGGCGCATCTAGGCGAACTGCTGGGCCGGGCGGTTAAGGCGGTGCCGGTAACGGTTGGGCCCGAGGCCGAGGCGGCCGCGCAGGGTCTGAAGCCGGGCGAGCTGCTGATGCTCGAGAACACCCGCTTCGACGCGCGCGAAGAGGCCAACGACGAAGGCATGTCGCGCGAGCTGGCCAAGCTGGGCGATGTGTACGTCAACGATGCATTTGGCGCAGCCCACCGTGCGCATGCATCGACCGAGGGCGTGGCGCACTTCTTGCCGGCGGTGAGCGGCCTGCTGCTCGAGCGCGAGATCGCCGAGCTGGGCAGCCTGCTCGAAAGCCCCGAGCGGCCGTTTGTGGCAATCATGGGTGGCGCCAAGATCAGCGACAAGATCAGCGTGATCACCAACCTGCTGCGGATCGTCGACTCGCTGCTGATCGGTGGCGGCATGGCCAACACCTTCTTCCTGGCCATGGGCCACAAGGTGGCCGACTCGCTGGTCGAGCCGAATGCTGTCGGCGAAGTTGAGAAGATTCTCGAGTTTGCCAAGAGCCACACGGCCGAGATTATGCTGCCGACCGACGTGGTGATCGCCGACGCGATGGACGCCAACGCCAACCGCAAGGTGGTGGCGGTCGATGCAGTGCCAGATGGCTGGCGCATCCTCGATATTGGGCCGGCCACGGTGGCCGCCTTTAGCGCGCGGATCAAAGCTGCGAAGACGGTGGTGTGGAACGGGCCGATGGGCTACTTCGAGGCCGCGCCATTTGCCGAGGGCACGCGCGGGATCGCGCAAGCCATGGCCGATTCAGCCGGCCGCACAGTGATCGGTGGCGGCGACTCGGTGGCGGCGGTCGAGCAGATGGGCCTGGCCGACAAGATTGGGCATATCTCGACCGGGGGCGGCGCGTCGCTTGAGCTGCTCGAGGGCCGCGCGCTGCCCGG
- the fabF gene encoding beta-ketoacyl-ACP synthase II codes for MVRSKAMQSEHSNSWPARPDDQRIVITGMGVVTPVGSGIAPFWGALQAGRSGTGPATLCDTRELPCQVVAEVPDFEPRDWMDAKEARKLSRASQFAVAAARMALSDAQIVVGDHNREAIGALIANSSTSPLEIEMSTRAYFERGPSKINPFHFAASLPHMPTCQVGIQLGLLGHSTAIGTACAAGAQAIGEAAEIVRRGDADVMLAGGSEATICRLTIASFVSLRALSTRADVAPAAASRPFDARRDGFVLGEGAGVLALERLSDARRRGAQIYAELIGYGAAGDAYHITAPHPAGDGAARAMRRALARAHVTPAQIDYINAHATSTPAGDLAETLAIKQAFGEHAYRIPISATKSMIGHLTSAGGAVEAAATILALQHGCIPPTINYEYPDPACDLDYVPNTARSAALRIAMTNSFGFGGINSSLVLARMPTE; via the coding sequence ATGGTAAGGAGCAAGGCCATGCAATCGGAACATAGCAACAGCTGGCCAGCGCGGCCCGACGACCAGCGCATCGTGATCACCGGCATGGGTGTGGTGACGCCGGTCGGCAGCGGCATCGCGCCGTTCTGGGGCGCGCTACAGGCCGGGCGCAGCGGCACCGGCCCGGCCACGCTCTGCGACACCCGCGAGCTGCCCTGCCAGGTGGTGGCCGAGGTGCCCGATTTCGAGCCGCGCGATTGGATGGACGCCAAGGAGGCCCGCAAGCTCTCGCGCGCCAGCCAGTTCGCGGTGGCCGCCGCGCGTATGGCGCTCAGCGACGCACAGATCGTGGTTGGCGACCACAACCGCGAGGCGATCGGCGCGCTGATCGCCAACAGCTCAACCTCGCCGCTCGAGATCGAGATGAGCACGCGGGCCTACTTCGAGCGCGGCCCCTCGAAGATCAACCCGTTCCACTTCGCCGCGTCGCTACCACACATGCCCACCTGCCAGGTAGGCATCCAGCTTGGCCTACTTGGCCACAGCACCGCGATCGGCACCGCCTGCGCGGCCGGCGCCCAGGCGATCGGCGAGGCCGCCGAGATCGTGCGGCGCGGCGACGCCGACGTGATGCTGGCCGGCGGCAGCGAGGCTACGATCTGCCGCCTGACGATCGCCTCGTTCGTGAGCCTGCGCGCGCTGAGTACCCGTGCCGATGTGGCGCCGGCCGCTGCCTCGCGCCCGTTCGACGCGCGCCGCGACGGCTTTGTGCTGGGCGAAGGCGCGGGCGTGCTGGCGCTCGAGCGCCTCTCCGACGCGCGGCGGCGTGGCGCGCAGATCTACGCCGAGCTGATCGGCTATGGCGCGGCCGGCGACGCCTACCACATTACCGCGCCGCACCCGGCCGGCGATGGCGCCGCGCGCGCCATGCGGCGCGCGCTGGCGCGCGCCCACGTTACACCGGCCCAGATCGACTACATCAATGCGCACGCCACCAGCACGCCGGCCGGCGACCTGGCCGAGACGCTGGCGATCAAACAGGCCTTTGGCGAGCACGCCTATCGCATCCCGATCAGCGCTACCAAGTCGATGATCGGCCACCTCACCAGCGCTGGCGGCGCGGTCGAGGCTGCCGCCACCATCCTTGCGCTGCAGCACGGCTGCATCCCGCCGACGATCAACTACGAGTACCCCGACCCAGCCTGCGACCTCGACTACGTGCCGAATACAGCCCGCAGCGCAGCGCTACGGATCGCCATGACTAACTCATTTGGGTTTGGTGGGATCAACAGCTCGCTAGTGCTGGCGCGCATGCCTACCGAATAA
- a CDS encoding PH domain-containing protein produces MLRWKPQLGPGRWIALALLLVMVCGIVAVGWQLAPMFRGSPENWQIDLGTYGRVLVLLALVWLAGALAYRTAAAFTLSYELDRNGLYILWLGNRAVVPLDLVQNIDIGIAPAYVPWRPLQGIGYHWGQGRIDDGRRLHQFSTRPPDQSLVIYTPEEVYSISPADREAFVQDLEQRRNLGATKPLASTFEPSRMFLYEFWNDATVRRLLLIALALNLLMLGLLAARYPALEPLVRMRFDAAGQVSDLRPRHQVLFLPLAATSLSLINMIIGLVFYRAQQLGARLLQGASVVVQILFGIAMLTIIR; encoded by the coding sequence ATGCTACGTTGGAAGCCACAACTTGGCCCTGGGCGCTGGATCGCGCTGGCGCTGCTGCTGGTGATGGTGTGCGGCATCGTGGCTGTGGGTTGGCAGCTCGCACCCATGTTTCGCGGTAGCCCCGAGAACTGGCAGATCGACCTCGGCACCTACGGGCGCGTGCTGGTGCTGCTGGCACTGGTATGGCTGGCCGGGGCGCTGGCCTACCGCACTGCTGCGGCGTTTACGCTAAGCTACGAGCTTGATCGCAACGGCCTGTACATCCTCTGGCTCGGCAATCGCGCGGTAGTGCCGCTCGACCTGGTGCAGAACATCGACATCGGCATCGCGCCGGCGTATGTGCCCTGGCGGCCGCTCCAGGGCATCGGCTACCACTGGGGCCAGGGCCGCATCGACGACGGCCGGCGGCTGCACCAGTTCTCAACCCGGCCGCCTGATCAGTCGCTGGTGATCTACACGCCCGAAGAGGTCTATAGCATCTCGCCGGCCGATCGCGAGGCGTTCGTGCAAGATCTCGAGCAGCGCCGCAACCTGGGCGCCACCAAGCCGTTAGCGTCGACATTCGAGCCAAGCCGCATGTTCCTATACGAGTTCTGGAATGATGCGACGGTGCGCCGGCTGCTGTTGATCGCGCTGGCGCTGAACCTGCTGATGCTCGGCCTGCTGGCGGCGCGCTACCCCGCGCTTGAACCACTGGTGCGCATGCGCTTCGACGCGGCCGGCCAGGTATCCGATCTGCGCCCACGCCACCAGGTGCTGTTCTTGCCGCTCGCGGCCACTAGCCTGAGCCTGATCAATATGATCATTGGTCTGGTGTTCTACCGCGCCCAGCAGCTCGGCGCGCGCCTGCTCCAGGGCGCCTCGGTGGTCGTACAGATTCTGTTCGGCATCGCCATGCTGACGATTATTCGGTAG
- a CDS encoding peptidylprolyl isomerase gives MREQRRQRLVAIVVGAAIGLALLAVLIGVSYDRLWIPSRPVAQVGSTTLTRGDYWRERRNDIARNMSQNLQLLSLFGAQFGNQFEGQLAALDAEVPNIRSAGVDDTTVSGWIDRQLVIQNAASEFNLSVSDGEIAQQLIGDLGRVFAPPPPAPTSTTTLTPTAEPATATAPAATATPGGPTETAPPPTPTSPPTATPLPDAALAQQDAVIGRLYDTYQQEMLRLSPDPTQPLKANLTLDDFKTALHDQYLRQALASKVEAQLLPEASFTPSTEPNSIEVRQILISTTTTISDTQAQRDAALAARRPAAEAILAELRGGADFAELAKQKSEDFATRDAGGTLPTFDITGKTSDGHQMDPAIVKAALALSESAISELIPTPFGWHIIQLVHRNVETKQVQLQAARSKKFDEWLAQKRTAATIARFPAVTPTPTTPPTPTGGILPTVQLYATPTATAVVTATATLEPTTTAPATATVVPTAAATATP, from the coding sequence ATGCGCGAGCAGCGCCGCCAGCGGCTGGTAGCGATTGTGGTTGGTGCTGCGATCGGCCTGGCGCTGCTGGCGGTGCTGATTGGCGTATCGTACGACCGGCTGTGGATTCCCAGCCGGCCGGTTGCGCAGGTGGGCAGCACCACACTTACCCGTGGTGATTACTGGCGCGAGCGCCGCAACGACATCGCCCGCAATATGAGCCAGAATCTCCAGCTGCTGAGCCTGTTCGGCGCACAGTTCGGCAACCAGTTCGAGGGCCAGCTGGCCGCGCTAGACGCCGAGGTGCCGAACATCCGCAGCGCCGGTGTCGACGACACGACCGTGAGCGGCTGGATCGATCGCCAGTTGGTGATCCAGAACGCCGCCAGCGAGTTCAACCTCTCGGTCAGCGATGGCGAGATCGCCCAGCAGCTGATCGGCGATCTTGGGCGGGTGTTCGCACCGCCGCCGCCCGCACCTACCTCCACGACGACGCTGACGCCGACCGCCGAGCCGGCCACTGCCACCGCCCCGGCGGCAACCGCTACGCCTGGCGGCCCAACCGAAACGGCGCCGCCGCCAACGCCAACCAGCCCGCCGACGGCCACACCGCTGCCTGATGCGGCGCTGGCCCAGCAAGACGCAGTGATCGGCCGGTTGTACGATACGTACCAGCAGGAGATGCTGCGGCTCAGCCCCGACCCGACCCAGCCGCTCAAGGCCAACCTGACGCTTGACGATTTCAAAACCGCGCTGCACGACCAGTACCTGCGCCAGGCACTGGCCAGCAAGGTCGAAGCGCAGCTACTGCCCGAGGCCAGCTTCACACCCTCGACCGAGCCGAACAGCATTGAGGTGCGCCAGATCCTGATCAGCACCACTACGACGATCTCGGACACGCAGGCCCAGCGCGACGCGGCGCTGGCCGCGCGCCGGCCCGCCGCCGAGGCCATCCTGGCCGAGCTGCGCGGCGGCGCTGATTTCGCCGAGCTGGCCAAACAAAAATCGGAAGACTTTGCGACCCGCGACGCCGGCGGCACCTTGCCGACATTCGATATCACAGGCAAGACCTCGGACGGCCACCAGATGGACCCGGCGATCGTCAAGGCCGCGCTGGCCCTGAGTGAGAGCGCGATCAGCGAACTCATCCCGACGCCGTTTGGCTGGCATATTATTCAGCTCGTCCACCGCAATGTCGAGACCAAGCAGGTGCAGCTGCAGGCTGCACGCAGCAAGAAGTTCGACGAGTGGCTTGCGCAAAAGCGTACGGCCGCCACGATCGCGCGCTTCCCGGCGGTGACACCCACGCCAACCACACCACCTACGCCAACCGGCGGCATCTTGCCGACGGTGCAGCTATACGCAACGCCGACAGCCACAGCCGTGGTGACGGCGACGGCCACACTCGAGCCAACCACGACTGCGCCGGCGACTGCGACAGTGGTGCCGACGGCGGCGGCCACGGCCACGCCGTAG
- a CDS encoding 30S ribosomal protein S18 yields MTDFRRRSGPGGPGAGGRRKFIARRKVCGFCTDKIRVADYKDIKRLQRFISDRGKILPRRRTGTCARHQRGLTTAIKRARHMALLPFAAAHTRG; encoded by the coding sequence ATGACAGATTTTCGACGGCGGAGTGGCCCAGGCGGGCCTGGCGCAGGTGGGCGGCGTAAGTTCATCGCGCGGCGCAAGGTATGCGGCTTCTGCACCGACAAGATCCGCGTAGCCGATTACAAAGACATCAAGCGCCTACAGCGCTTTATCTCCGACCGCGGCAAGATCCTGCCGCGCCGCCGTACCGGCACGTGCGCCCGCCACCAACGCGGCCTGACCACCGCGATTAAGCGTGCGCGGCATATGGCCCTGCTGCCCTTCGCGGCGGCGCATACGCGCGGGTAG
- a CDS encoding single-stranded DNA-binding protein, whose protein sequence is MAKDLNKVMIIGRLGKDPEMRYTPGGSPVTTFSVAAGRQWKDGNGELREETEWFNVVTWNKLAEICNEHLRRASRVYIEGRMQTRQWQDQEGQTRYRTEVIASDMIMLDGRGPRESMPDDEYDHRSPARGAAPSRPIDIGDEDIPF, encoded by the coding sequence ATGGCCAAGGATCTGAATAAGGTCATGATCATCGGGCGGCTCGGTAAAGATCCTGAGATGCGCTACACCCCTGGCGGCAGCCCGGTCACGACATTTAGTGTCGCGGCCGGCCGGCAGTGGAAAGACGGCAACGGTGAGCTCCGCGAAGAGACCGAGTGGTTCAACGTTGTTACCTGGAACAAGCTAGCCGAGATCTGCAACGAGCATTTGCGCCGGGCCAGCCGCGTGTATATCGAGGGACGCATGCAGACGCGGCAGTGGCAAGATCAGGAAGGCCAGACACGCTATCGTACCGAGGTGATCGCCAGCGATATGATTATGCTCGACGGCCGTGGCCCGCGCGAGAGTATGCCCGACGACGAGTACGACCATCGCTCACCGGCCCGTGGCGCAGCGCCGAGCCGGCCGATCGACATTGGCGACGAGGATATTCCGTTTTAA
- the rpsF gene encoding 30S ribosomal protein S6 translates to MRERRRDYELLFIISPLRSSDEEITNAINRVRQAITAAGGEVTNVDQSAPWGRRKFAYPIREYAEGEASRRPFNEGYYILCHFNLVTTQMPILERSLKLNDSVLRYMLTLVEGKAQPIPAAVSVIGSDEQAAPADDELDAADADEAEADEE, encoded by the coding sequence ATGCGCGAGCGTCGGCGTGACTACGAACTACTCTTCATCATCTCGCCCTTGCGGTCGAGCGACGAAGAGATCACCAATGCGATCAACCGGGTGCGTCAGGCCATCACTGCGGCCGGCGGGGAAGTGACCAACGTTGATCAATCGGCGCCCTGGGGCCGCCGAAAATTCGCCTACCCCATTCGCGAGTATGCCGAGGGCGAGGCCAGCCGCCGCCCGTTCAACGAAGGCTACTACATCCTCTGTCACTTCAACCTTGTGACTACGCAGATGCCCATACTCGAACGATCGCTCAAGCTGAACGACTCGGTGCTTCGCTATATGCTGACGCTAGTCGAAGGCAAGGCGCAGCCCATACCGGCAGCAGTGTCGGTGATTGGCAGCGACGAGCAGGCTGCTCCAGCCGACGACGAGCTGGATGCGGCCGACGCCGACGAGGCGGAGGCCGACGAGGAGTAG
- a CDS encoding SRPBCC family protein has product MIEVSRRRQIAATASAVFAALADPDNLATIVPRVRRIELLERTATRARVATHMALGPFGELRSEGDVRWATDREVVFSTRRPVPVEARWLLTPHNGGTDLLVTLGLDLAALIGPLAALVPANEVAKLITPDLDAALAAIARRVEPATPG; this is encoded by the coding sequence ATGATCGAAGTGAGCCGCAGGCGCCAGATCGCAGCCACCGCATCAGCCGTATTCGCAGCGCTGGCCGACCCCGATAACCTGGCCACGATCGTGCCGCGCGTCCGCCGGATCGAGCTGCTCGAGCGTACTGCTACCCGTGCCCGCGTCGCTACCCATATGGCGCTCGGGCCGTTCGGCGAGCTGCGCAGCGAGGGCGATGTGCGCTGGGCGACCGACCGCGAGGTGGTGTTCAGTACCCGCCGCCCGGTGCCAGTCGAGGCCCGCTGGCTGCTGACCCCACACAATGGCGGTACTGATCTGCTGGTGACGCTCGGGCTCGATCTGGCCGCGCTGATCGGCCCGCTGGCCGCGCTGGTGCCGGCCAACGAGGTGGCCAAGCTGATCACCCCCGATCTCGATGCGGCCCTGGCGGCAATTGCCAGGCGGGTCGAGCCGGCCACGCCAGGTTAG
- a CDS encoding DUF92 domain-containing protein, whose translation MLIGGLAYQRKSLSRSGWLGAIATGTLTFGFGGWAWGLTLIAFFISSSVLSHLRQAQKQRIAGEKFEKGGRRDLMQTLANGGASALLALIYGLSGEPFALLACFCGIMATVTADTWATEIGVLSPHPPRLITSGRVVEPGTSGGITLYGLAASLAGALLIGGVLALLLTTVQLRWRLALLPAALLGGLAGSLADSLIGATIQVIYRANGGGETERQFGADGRPRPVLRGWRLVNNDMVNFVSSLVGGLVALVVAVLLAGG comes from the coding sequence ATGCTGATCGGCGGCCTGGCCTACCAGCGCAAATCGCTCAGCCGCAGCGGATGGCTGGGCGCAATCGCCACCGGAACACTCACATTTGGCTTTGGCGGGTGGGCCTGGGGGCTCACACTGATCGCATTCTTCATCAGCTCGAGCGTGCTCTCGCATCTGCGCCAGGCGCAGAAGCAGCGCATCGCCGGCGAAAAGTTCGAGAAGGGCGGCCGGCGCGATCTCATGCAGACGCTGGCGAATGGCGGCGCCAGCGCGCTGCTGGCGCTGATCTACGGGCTGAGCGGCGAGCCGTTCGCGCTACTGGCCTGCTTCTGCGGGATCATGGCTACCGTCACCGCCGATACCTGGGCCACCGAGATCGGCGTGCTCAGCCCGCATCCACCGCGCCTGATCACTAGCGGGCGCGTGGTCGAACCCGGCACCTCGGGCGGGATCACGCTGTACGGCCTGGCGGCCTCGCTGGCCGGCGCGCTGCTGATTGGCGGGGTGCTGGCGCTGCTGCTGACGACTGTTCAGCTGCGCTGGCGCCTGGCGCTGCTACCTGCCGCGCTGCTGGGCGGCCTGGCCGGTAGCCTGGCCGATAGCCTGATCGGTGCGACGATCCAGGTGATCTATCGCGCGAATGGCGGCGGCGAAACCGAGCGCCAGTTCGGCGCCGATGGGCGGCCGCGCCCGGTGCTGCGCGGCTGGCGCCTGGTCAATAACGACATGGTGAATTTCGTCAGCTCGCTGGTCGGTGGCCTGGTGGCGCTCGTAGTCGCCGTGCTATTGGCCGGCGGCTAA
- a CDS encoding VanW family protein, with product MFCCWVYDHPACIPAAVVVILTCSPDVLEANVSAEELFSEHGAVRRPLGDPYGTRPLPVHEITDRPVDLPRIGGPPLAPRTAWQPPRRRANVGLYVLLALLAITLAGAGGGLYYFDRSYAGKIYPNISIQGMPIGEMSPQQAEAALRTRHSAFLQQPATLTYGERTWQPSTADLGITFDFAGAVAQAYRTGRGNGLIADLQEVYAIWQNGLDLPLQVTFDQNKLRQYVAANSADLELAPHDAALTLSGTSVVVRPARVGRQVLVDQTVAELTQALTTLKPQTVALHTRELQPRLGDAAVAQARTTIEAMLQAPLTLNVDDKTYVWQPIEIALMLDISRVPVDSGTDTIVVALNPYQLNRRITAIADETGRGSVNPRVDWNNGQLKIIRPGKPGLRMDEDQARAAILAAIVTPKRALALPVAEVAPQVTEANLNQLGINELIAVGRSDFTGSAEYRIHNIGAGMRLLHGILIAPGEEFSFNQNIGSIDEKNGFVKGYAIIQNRTQLEFGGGICQDSTTLFRAAFWAGLPITERWGHSFYISWYDKYALGQQGNGAGMDATIFTGGPDLKFVNDTGGWLLMQTASNPVSGVAEVALYGTKLNRQVTLTRRVYDRIAAPTEPKFVADPVQPRGTSRQSDHARGGMTIDVYRIITENGVRKQPELFQTRFRPWPNIYVYNPADMGPDGRPLFAPGTTPPPPAEQPTPAPAPAEQPVVPAEQPVVPAEQPTPAPAN from the coding sequence ATGTTTTGCTGCTGGGTATACGATCACCCGGCATGCATCCCAGCCGCCGTCGTGGTCATTCTCACCTGCTCGCCTGACGTTCTGGAGGCCAATGTGTCTGCTGAGGAACTTTTTTCGGAGCATGGCGCGGTTCGGCGCCCGCTCGGCGATCCGTATGGAACCCGCCCGCTTCCGGTACACGAGATCACCGATCGGCCGGTCGATCTGCCACGCATCGGCGGGCCGCCCTTGGCACCGCGTACGGCCTGGCAGCCACCGCGGCGGCGTGCGAATGTTGGCCTGTATGTGCTGCTGGCGCTGCTGGCGATTACCCTGGCCGGCGCAGGCGGCGGGCTGTACTATTTCGATCGTTCCTACGCAGGCAAGATCTATCCAAATATCTCGATCCAGGGCATGCCGATCGGCGAAATGTCGCCGCAGCAGGCCGAGGCAGCCTTGCGTACCCGCCATAGCGCATTTCTACAGCAGCCGGCGACGCTGACATACGGCGAGCGCACCTGGCAGCCCAGCACCGCCGACCTGGGCATCACATTCGATTTCGCCGGCGCAGTTGCGCAGGCATACCGCACCGGGCGCGGCAATGGGCTGATCGCCGATCTGCAAGAGGTTTACGCGATCTGGCAGAATGGCCTCGATCTACCGCTCCAGGTGACCTTCGACCAGAACAAGCTGCGCCAGTATGTGGCCGCGAACAGCGCCGATCTTGAGCTGGCGCCGCACGATGCTGCGCTGACGCTCAGCGGCACCAGCGTAGTGGTTCGCCCGGCCCGCGTCGGCCGCCAGGTGCTGGTTGATCAGACTGTCGCCGAGCTGACGCAGGCGCTGACCACGCTCAAGCCTCAGACGGTCGCGCTGCATACCCGCGAGCTACAGCCGCGGCTTGGCGACGCAGCCGTGGCGCAGGCTCGCACAACGATCGAAGCCATGCTCCAGGCCCCGCTCACGCTCAATGTCGACGACAAAACCTATGTGTGGCAGCCGATCGAAATCGCGCTGATGCTCGACATCAGCCGTGTGCCAGTCGATAGCGGCACCGATACGATCGTGGTGGCACTGAACCCATACCAGCTCAACCGGCGCATTACCGCGATTGCCGACGAAACCGGCCGCGGCAGCGTCAACCCACGGGTCGACTGGAACAATGGCCAGCTCAAGATCATCCGCCCCGGCAAGCCTGGCCTGCGCATGGACGAGGATCAGGCGCGTGCCGCCATCCTGGCCGCGATCGTCACGCCCAAGCGCGCGCTGGCCTTGCCAGTGGCCGAGGTGGCGCCGCAGGTTACCGAGGCCAACCTGAACCAGCTGGGCATCAACGAGCTGATCGCGGTAGGCCGCAGCGATTTCACCGGCTCGGCCGAGTATCGCATCCACAATATCGGCGCAGGCATGCGCCTGCTGCACGGCATCCTGATCGCGCCGGGCGAAGAGTTCTCGTTCAACCAGAATATCGGCTCGATCGATGAGAAGAATGGCTTCGTGAAGGGCTATGCGATCATCCAGAATCGCACGCAGCTCGAGTTCGGCGGCGGGATCTGCCAGGACTCGACCACGCTGTTTCGCGCGGCGTTCTGGGCCGGCCTGCCGATTACCGAGCGCTGGGGCCACTCATTCTATATCAGCTGGTACGATAAGTATGCGCTTGGCCAGCAGGGCAACGGCGCCGGTATGGATGCGACGATCTTCACCGGCGGGCCCGACCTTAAGTTCGTCAACGATACCGGCGGCTGGCTACTGATGCAGACCGCCTCGAACCCGGTTAGCGGCGTGGCCGAGGTGGCGCTGTACGGCACCAAGCTGAATCGCCAGGTGACGCTGACCCGCCGGGTGTACGACCGGATCGCGGCGCCAACCGAGCCGAAGTTTGTGGCCGACCCGGTGCAGCCGCGTGGCACCAGCCGCCAGAGCGACCACGCGCGCGGCGGCATGACCATCGATGTCTACCGGATCATCACCGAGAATGGCGTGCGCAAGCAGCCCGAGCTGTTCCAGACGCGCTTCCGCCCCTGGCCGAATATCTACGTATACAACCCGGCCGACATGGGCCCGGATGGCCGGCCGCTATTTGCACCCGGCACAACCCCGCCGCCACCGGCCGAGCAGCCCACCCCGGCGCCGGCCCCGGCTGAGCAGCCGGTGGTGCCGGCTGAGCAGCCGGTGGTGCCGGCCGAGCAGCCCACCCCGGCGCCGGCGAACTAG
- a CDS encoding glycosyltransferase: protein MSHIPSILFAISDTGGGHRSGAAAIDAALAQIAASSAERHIVDILASTGLPLVKDAPDLYNQLSTRWLPLFDLMFQATDGPRRVDALTQFVYLPAHRNIVRVLEQTRPNLVVSVHPLVNRLIGNARRTYRLSFRFVTVVTDLVSLHSSWADPGAELCIVPTNEAYQLLLRRGFPAEKLICTGFPVHPKFTRYQGTRRAARIELAVDLDPFTVLLTSGGVGSGQLRDLVLMLDQAYPDIQLLVVTGKNAALRADLTALNLRPTIQIYGFVENMEVLMAASDVIITKAGPGTLMEALVMRRPVIVTEAVGMQERGNIDFVLNHELGAFCPTPDRIVPAVADLMDPAAYASTVARLADAVPRDGAIQIAQVLLDQLQLAPPVRRRRLRLPSMADLRRMSRRRLRLPAVRARQRIRGRAARLRLNTLRQLPHWRKSRRTPK from the coding sequence GTGAGCCATATTCCCAGTATCTTGTTTGCGATCTCCGATACCGGCGGCGGGCACCGCTCCGGCGCCGCCGCGATCGATGCCGCACTCGCGCAGATCGCGGCCAGTAGCGCCGAGCGCCATATTGTCGATATTCTCGCCAGCACCGGCCTGCCGCTGGTTAAAGATGCGCCCGATCTGTACAACCAGCTCTCGACACGCTGGCTGCCGCTGTTCGACCTGATGTTTCAAGCCACCGACGGCCCGCGCCGGGTCGATGCGCTGACCCAGTTCGTGTACCTGCCGGCGCACCGCAATATTGTGCGCGTGCTCGAGCAGACGCGCCCCAACCTGGTGGTGTCGGTACATCCGCTGGTCAATCGCCTGATCGGCAACGCGCGCCGCACCTACCGGCTCTCATTCCGCTTCGTCACGGTCGTGACCGACCTGGTAAGCCTGCATTCGTCGTGGGCCGACCCCGGCGCCGAGCTGTGTATCGTACCGACCAACGAGGCCTACCAGCTGCTGCTGCGGCGCGGCTTCCCTGCCGAGAAGCTGATCTGCACTGGCTTCCCGGTGCATCCGAAGTTTACGCGCTATCAGGGGACGCGGCGCGCGGCGCGCATCGAGCTGGCGGTCGACCTTGACCCGTTTACCGTGCTGCTGACCAGCGGCGGGGTTGGCTCGGGCCAGCTGCGCGATCTGGTGCTGATGCTCGACCAGGCCTACCCCGACATTCAGCTGCTGGTGGTGACGGGCAAGAATGCCGCGCTGCGCGCCGACCTGACGGCCTTGAACCTGCGCCCCACCATCCAGATCTACGGGTTTGTCGAGAACATGGAAGTGCTGATGGCCGCCAGCGACGTGATCATTACCAAGGCCGGCCCTGGCACGCTGATGGAGGCGCTGGTGATGCGCCGCCCGGTGATCGTGACTGAGGCGGTTGGTATGCAGGAGCGCGGCAATATCGACTTTGTGCTGAATCACGAGCTGGGTGCCTTCTGCCCAACCCCCGATCGGATCGTCCCTGCGGTGGCCGATCTCATGGATCCGGCGGCGTATGCCAGCACGGTTGCGCGCCTGGCCGATGCCGTACCGCGCGATGGGGCAATCCAGATCGCGCAGGTGCTGCTCGACCAGCTGCAGCTGGCCCCGCCGGTGCGCCGGCGCCGGTTGCGCCTGCCCAGCATGGCCGATCTACGGCGGATGAGCCGGCGCCGGCTGCGCCTGCCGGCCGTGCGCGCCCGCCAGCGTATCCGCGGCCGCGCCGCGCGGCTGCGCCTGAACACGCTCCGGCAATTGCCGCATTGGCGCAAATCGCGCCGCACACCAAAATGA